AGACTTTGTAAACCAGATGCCGCTTCAGCCATGCAGATAGGAAGTGATTCTCAGCCCCAGGAGGATTTGCTATCACCCATGGCTCTGTTTCAACTTAAGTAGCATCTGCCCTTGTGGATTTTGACTCCACACAGAAGAGGGTTTGTTCTACCTTTAAAAGCACATcctcttttttcccccacagaCTACTGAACAAGTGGCTACTAAAACAGACTCGGGTTGTTTTCTTACTGAAAACCCAGTGTTTATCCACTCCTTCCTTTTTCAGTTTCTAAGTTTAGCTAACCTAACAACAGAATGCATAACCCTCAAATTTCTTACAGagcaataaaaagcaaaacagtcGGTTTCTCCAATCAACATTATTTTCAGTAGGAAAACAAAATTACGGCTCCCAACCCTTTGAGATATATACAAGTTGTATTTTAAACTAGGAGATTCTTCCGTGTGCTGCTTCTAGAACAAAGTGGAAGATCAGAAATTGTGGTACAAATCAAGTATGCAAAGCTCCTGGAGAAGGGTGTTACTGTCTACAAGACACAAATACTCTCTCAAACAGGCTGAATGATTCTCTTATCTCCCACCTACAGTTTTGGAAATGGACATCTGACGCATTCATATCTGTAAATAGTCAAAACCTTCACACACCGATGAGGCAAGTAAACCCCTTCTTACAGTACACCCAATCCCACCACATCCTCAAGATGAGAGCATCTAGCCATCAGGTGGGTTACGTTGGATACATTTTGAAACAGATGATCCTTTCTACAGATTTCTGTTCCTTCAGAAGAGCAGTCCCTTCGAGCATTCGATTTTCATAATCACACAATTCTaaacttttagttttttaaaacttccGCTCTATAAAACTATGcctaaggaaaaacaaaaacctcaagaAAAGTCGTATCAGTTTAATTTTAACCTCCCGGTCAAACAAGGAAAGGCCAAACCCTCTGAAAATGCCCTAGGAATAATGCATGGGTGCTCCGTGTTTCCCCTCCAccatccttttccttttttctttcccaagatTCGCACTTGTTAAGGGATACGTTTTCgaaaataaactttcctttctGGAAAATGGCCTACATTCAGAAATGTCTCAGAACAAgttatcttttcttaaaaaaaaaaaactaataaataatcacaaatcaaaatacattaaaataaaattacagtacatcatcgCTCCTAAAAAGGTCCACCGTGCTAACAGATCCTTTCAAAGGTTCCTAAGTAAGTCTTCCCGGCGTCGTCTCCTGCTTCGTGATGAGAGTATGCGGAAAACCAAGAGCGACCCCAAGTTACGGGTGGGACAAGGTCCAAGCTACTGGTTCTGGTGCGGGGCGGGGAGACCTTCTGCGTGCGATCCCAGTGAAGACAATAGAAACGTGCTCTCATCCCACTTCCTCAAGTCCTCAAAACCTGGAAAGAAACCACACCGAATGAACCAGGTGGTTCAGTATCCTCCAACACCCAGATGTTGCACAAAACCTGCTTAGAAAGACCCGGGGGCCTTGAGCAGCCCAGACACCCGGCGAATGGCGCTGGGGGTCCCACGCCTGAACCTGAGCGGTCCGCCGGGTCTCCCTGCCTCGCTCAGGTCGCCCCCCGGGCTCTGCCCGGCTCTCTCCCGCCTCCAGCTTGCTTTTCTTCTCCCCACCGCCCCAGAAACTTGCGGTGATCTCCCACCTCTTCTCCAAGAGCCGAATCCCTGGACAAGCTTCCCACTCCCCGGGGGTGCCGGGGGCCTTACCTGCTCTGGCCCGGGTACTGCCCCCTTCAGGCAGAGTTGGAGGTGCTGCGGAGGAGCCGGTGCCCGTGCGGCTGCGAGTGCGAGTGCAGCGGTTGGTGCGGGAGCGCgagtgggtgagggtgagggtgcgAGTGCGGGTGTGGGTGCGGGTGTGGATGTGGATGCGGGTACGGGTGGAGTTGCTGGGGCTGAGGCttaggctggagctggggctggagctggggctggagctggggctggggctggagctggggctggggctggggctggggcggcggCTGAGGCTGTGCCTGcggctgaggctggagctggctCTGCGACTGCGGGGGTTGCTGCTGGACCAGGTGCTGTTGCTTCTGCCGCGTGGACTTGACCGCCAGGATGGCCTGCCGATTCTTGTACTGCACCATCTGCAGCGTGATCTCGGCGTTCCAGCCCTGGTCCTGCGGGCACCGAAAGTCGATCTCCTTGCCCTCGGCCATCACCACAGTGAAGTACATGTACTTGCCCTTGCGCTCCACGCAGTCCACGGTCTTCATGTTGGAAAAGTGCAATTCCTTGAGCTTGACGGGCGGCTCGAGGCCGGCGACAGCGGGGGCCCCGGGTTGGGACGGGTCGGCGGCCGGCCCCTGCCCgggctgttgctgctgctgctgctgctggtgttgcagctgCTTGGGCGGGATGAGCAGCAGCCCCTCCTCGGTGAGGATGCAGCACTTTTTCTTCCAGAGCTGCAGTAGCCCGTCGCTGCGCTTCTCCAGCACCCCCTCCTTCAGCGCCTTGCAGCCGCTGCTCTCCAACATCCTCCCGGCATAGAGGGGGACGTCACTCGGCTCGGCCTCTCCGCGTCCAGCCGCCCGGGccgggggcagcagcagcagccgcgcgCCGTCCTCGCCCCAGCGGCTCCCACGGCCACCTGCCCGGAGCGCACAGAGGAGGCTAACGCGCAGGAGGcagagcggcggcggcggctctgGGTCGGGGCAGAGGGGCAGCCGCTTCCTGATGCGCCGCAAGGTCCCGGAGCAGCCAGCTGTCTGGCCTCCGCCGTCCTCCTGCCAGCGCTCACTGACGGCTACTGGCCGGGCCCCCTCGCGGCGCTTTTGAATGGGCCATCCTCTCCACCCCCGAGTGACACCCAGCGGAAAAGGCGGCTCCTGGCGCCCGCACCGCGGGGGAAAGCCCAGCTCGGAGAGGCGCTCGGCTGCCGGCGCACGCCTCATTAACTTGGGGCCCTTCCAAAGCCGGCCGCGTCCACGCCCCCTGCGTCCCTGGCTCCGCCTCTCGCCACCCGCTCGCTGCCGCGCTTCTGGTCCGGGGAGCCGGCGGGAGCCCGAGCCCCGGAAACTCCTCTCCTCCGCCCGGGGCGAGCGCCGAGGGCTTCCCCACCTGCCCGGCGACCAATGCCGACGCCCCGAGGGCGCCGAGAGGCCATCCTCCCCCGCCTCGCGTCCCGCCTCTCCTAGGCCCCGCGCAGTTCTCCGTGCCCAGGCTCAGGAAGTGAGGACGGGGCTGCGGAGGCGGGGACAGCTtccaggccaggccctgtgtgCGCTCGAGACCCCGCAGAACGCCCGCCCCGGCCTCGGCGAGCAGGGGAGCCAGGGGTGAGGCCCGCGGGTGCGGAGTCCCGCGGCAGCAAGCCTCCCGCAGAAGCAGGCGGGGGGACATCGCACTCCGGTCCGCGTCATTAAATCACTCTTCTCGGAGTGAGCGGACGATTGTTGAAGCAATAGCGCTACCGTCTGTCCGGTGTGGAAGGGGTGGCTGGGGAAAGATGGACCCGCTAGAGGTGGCGTCTGGTCACTCGCCAGTCCCCTTCGCCCGCGATGGTGACGCTGCGGCTTCCTTCTCAACGTTCGCCGCGGCCTGCAACATCTGTTAGCGCAGTCACTAGACTGACTACAAAGGGCGAGAGTAGGGCTCAGGGACCCCACGCTTGTAGGCAGTTCAGTCTTCCGAACGCCTGGCTGGCCCCCGCGGGTCCCTCTTCGCAAACTCCTCCCAACGGGCCAGATCCCAGTTTGGGAGTCTCATTTATCTGTGACcggggaaggaaaagaaagcccTCCTCGCCGGCTCCGACTCCGTTGAAGTCCTGCTTTAAACAGTTTCTGTAGAAACTGCTTCCCAGCAAGGTGAAGCCGAAAAAAGGGCAAAAACAGAGACAGCGCCTCCTGGTGGGGGAACTCGTCCACTACGCAATGGGCAGCCCTGACTGTTCTGACCCTGCTGGGGAGGACAGATCAGCCTAAGTAAACCAGGGGTGGCCAAGGTAAGAGGGGTGGCCAAGGTAAGAGGAAAGGCTGCTGCTGTGCCCAGAGTGGAAGAAAGGCGCTTAGCTCATCTGCTACTTGCTACAAAGACGTAAAGGCGGGGAAGAGAAAGTGGTCGATGAACTTGGAGAACTCCGCCATAGTCACATCCTTTGTGTGTCATTTTAAGATTAATGCCAAGGCAATCAGAACAAAGGGTGCCTTTTAAACTTCGGAGGGCCTTATTCTTAATCCAAGACACAGTATCTGATCAAATGCGACAATTCCCACTCAATTGCCCTCTGCCAGACCCCAGGGCCTTCACAATTATTAAAAGTATGCAAAGATTTCTAGTAAAACTGTTAAGATTTACAATTTTAAGTGCTAGTGACAAACACTACCTTAACATCTCATttgtttctctccctgcctttgtaGGACAAGTGAGCATTCCAGGGAATTTCTACATGACCAGCTGTTCATCCTTCCAGCGGGATGACATTCTTCAGCTCATTTGCAAAAGATACTTCCTTTGAGTCTGTGATTCAGAGTCTCTGAGGGCAGGTGCGGTTGGAAAAGACATTTCATGTGGCAAAACACAAATGTGATGGTCTAAAAAAATAAGAGGTAATCTGGAAGCCTAAGCCATTTTCTTAGAAGAAACTCCAGTTGGATGTTATCTCACCTTCTGCACCTTGACcccaaaaattatttgaaaatgtctggacaacatgattttcaaaaacacCCACTTACTTATAACTAGAGACtttgaaagtcaggatttcagctggcgctgcggctcactaggctaatcttccaccttgcggcgccggtacaccgggttctagccctggtcagggcgccggattctgtcccggttgcccctcttccaggccagctctctgctgtggccagggagtgcagtggaggatggcccaagtgcttgggccctgcaccccatgggagaccaggagaagcaactggctcctgccatcggatcagcgcggtgcgccggccgcggcggccattggagggtgaaccaacggcaaaaggaagacctttctctctgtctctctctctctctctcactgtccactctgcctgtcaaaaaatttaaataaataaataaaaagaaaaaaagaaagtcaggatTTCCCACTGGGTCATTTCACAACAATTTAGTAGTTTTCTGACCGTCTCAGAGGTAAGCGCATGGCCTCACCACAATACATTGATTATTGGAAGTCTCAGTAGAATTAAGAATCTTGTACACTGATGAGAACTTGGTCTTCATTTATTTCAACCTTCAACATCAACTCACTAAAATAGCCCTACTTGCCAGGTTTTGTGAGATAAAGAAATTAACAGAGAATGCATTTCAAGAAATAACTTATTAAAAAATGTTGGCTGTATATATAATGAAAGCCTACAATTGTCACTTAAGTTACTGAAGTTTAGAAAATTAGctaaaaaaatacacacattgCTCTGGTAAACAAATTTGGAGTGACTAATGCAAATGGTATTTTATGGTTAACAGTTTCAAGTCTTCTCTCTATAGCACCTGACAGTTCATTTTTGAATCAAGTTCTTCACTTGGCTTCCAGGACATCACTCTTAGTTCCTTCTAATCTGTCTAGTCACTGTTTGATTCTCTGTGACAAATCCCTATATGTCTGGCCTTTTAATGTTGGAGTACTCCAGATTTAAGTCCTTGTTTTAATCGACAACAGCCTTGTTGCTCTCATCTAGACTCTAGACTCCCAAATTTATACACCTAACTTGCATCCAACTGTTTACTGTCAAAGGATAAGACAGacttacaaaaattttaaaaataataaaaaaataataaacaagccTGGCCAGACTCAAACTAATGAGAACATTCACTGGATAGGCCACTGGAGAAAAAGTCTGGAATTTAGGTTATCTAAAGCAGGATTCACAGATCTTttgctaattaaaaaaagaaaaaa
The window above is part of the Oryctolagus cuniculus chromosome 11, mOryCun1.1, whole genome shotgun sequence genome. Proteins encoded here:
- the PHLDA1 gene encoding pleckstrin homology-like domain family A member 1, which produces MRRAPAAERLSELGFPPRCGRQEPPFPLGVTRGWRGWPIQKRREGARPVAVSERWQEDGGGQTAGCSGTLRRIRKRLPLCPDPEPPPPLCLLRVSLLCALRAGGRGSRWGEDGARLLLLPPARAAGRGEAEPSDVPLYAGRMLESSGCKALKEGVLEKRSDGLLQLWKKKCCILTEEGLLLIPPKQLQHQQQQQQQQPGQGPAADPSQPGAPAVAGLEPPVKLKELHFSNMKTVDCVERKGKYMYFTVVMAEGKEIDFRCPQDQGWNAEITLQMVQYKNRQAILAVKSTRQKQQHLVQQQPPQSQSQLQPQPQAQPQPPPQPQPQPQLQPQPQLQPQLQPQLQPKPQPQQLHPYPHPHPHPHPHPHSHPHPHPLALPHQPLHSHSQPHGHRLLRSTSNSA